A single window of Colletes latitarsis isolate SP2378_abdomen chromosome 6, iyColLati1, whole genome shotgun sequence DNA harbors:
- the LOC143342361 gene encoding tektin-2 isoform X3, whose protein sequence is MVKTMWDTYMNDVRLADRITELSRWRELLQNLLRKLVSEIQLLRDEKTDADKELETLNNPLQITAECISMRDCRRGTELTYDEADTELKKELCILENVKQSLTDRIQAAWEKLNRLETVKFKVELDIEDKDETIKIDKDNLNLDRTCANISYKPNALRIPKDAISYEAWLEHCQNSKSLADNELSDIYSFRESMNVMRERARNDIKAQQDVTDFSLRKRIYQTQKARNELQWQKLKIQKEMEIMQKEIVRLEDALLHKTDAIKCAETRLENRTYRPGFELCRDEADLGLKDEVLQLQHTEKDLKKVIENSKEAYNNLESLLLQIERNLDDKQHSLATDVMCLDMRATLKIGDRTRLPNETDRNIVLTRMEKEIPIES, encoded by the exons ATGGTAAAAACCATGTGGGATACATACATGAACGATGTTCGTCTTGCAGATAG GATAACAGAATTATCACGTTGGAGAGAATTACTTCAGAATTTGTTAAGGAAATTAGTATCAGAAATTCAACTTCTACGAGATGAGAAAACTGATGCAGACAAAGAATTGGAAACTCTAAATAATCCATTACAAATAACAGCAGAGTGTATATCCATGAGAGACTGTCGCAGAGGAACAGAACTTACATACGATGAAGCAGATACAGAACTGAAAAAAGAACTCTGCatccttgaaaatgttaaaCAATCATTGACCGATAG AATTCAAGCTGCATGGGAAAAATTAAATCGTTTGGAAACAGTCAAGTTTAAAGTGGAACTCGATATAGAAGATAAAGATGAAACCATTAAAATAGATAAAGATAATCTTAATTTGGATCGAACGTGTGCAAATATTAGCTACAAACCAAATGCGTTAAGAATTCCAAAAGA TGCAATATCTTATGAAGCTTGGTTGGAGCACTGCcagaattcaaagagtttagcaGATAATGAATTAAGCGATATATACAGTTTTCGCGAATCTATGAATGTAATGCGAGAAcgcgccagaaatgatattaagGCTCAACAAGATGTTACAGATTTTAGTTTACGAAAAAGAATCTATCAGACACAAAAAGCTCGTAACGAATTACAGTGGCAAAAGCTGAAA ATTCAAAAAGAAATGGAAATCATGCAGAAAGAAATAGTACGATTAGAAGATGCATTATTACATAAAACTGATGCGATAAAATGTGCAGAAACCAGATTAGAAAATCGCACTTATCGCCCCGGTTTTGAACTGTGTCGTGATGAAGCTGACTTAGGTTTGAAAGATGAAGTTTTACAGTTGCAACATACTGAAAAAGATTTAAAGAAAGTTATCGAAAATTCAAA AGAAGCTTATAATAATTTGGAAAGTTTACTTTTGCAAATCGAGAGAAACTTGGACGATAAACAACATTCTTTAGCCACAGACGTGATGTGTTTAGATATGAGAGCAACATTGAAAATTGGAGATAGAACGCGATTGCCCAATGAAACAGATCGTAACATTGTTCTTACACGTATGGAAAAAGAAATACCAATTGAATCATAA
- the LOC143342361 gene encoding tektin-2 isoform X1, translating to MANKSVTTYEKPVPHIGLPDWYARQWELQQGADTRSAEAFELRNSGRIVQSETMVKTMWDTYMNDVRLADRITELSRWRELLQNLLRKLVSEIQLLRDEKTDADKELETLNNPLQITAECISMRDCRRGTELTYDEADTELKKELCILENVKQSLTDRIQAAWEKLNRLETVKFKVELDIEDKDETIKIDKDNLNLDRTCANISYKPNALRIPKDAISYEAWLEHCQNSKSLADNELSDIYSFRESMNVMRERARNDIKAQQDVTDFSLRKRIYQTQKARNELQWQKLKIQKEMEIMQKEIVRLEDALLHKTDAIKCAETRLENRTYRPGFELCRDEADLGLKDEVLQLQHTEKDLKKVIENSKEAYNNLESLLLQIERNLDDKQHSLATDVMCLDMRATLKIGDRTRLPNETDRNIVLTRMEKEIPIES from the exons CCAGACAATGGGAACTTCAGCAAGGTGCAGATACCAGAAGCGCAGAAGCATTCGAATTAAGAAATTCAGGAAGAATTGTTCAATCTGAGACAATGGTAAAAACCATGTGGGATACATACATGAACGATGTTCGTCTTGCAGATAG GATAACAGAATTATCACGTTGGAGAGAATTACTTCAGAATTTGTTAAGGAAATTAGTATCAGAAATTCAACTTCTACGAGATGAGAAAACTGATGCAGACAAAGAATTGGAAACTCTAAATAATCCATTACAAATAACAGCAGAGTGTATATCCATGAGAGACTGTCGCAGAGGAACAGAACTTACATACGATGAAGCAGATACAGAACTGAAAAAAGAACTCTGCatccttgaaaatgttaaaCAATCATTGACCGATAG AATTCAAGCTGCATGGGAAAAATTAAATCGTTTGGAAACAGTCAAGTTTAAAGTGGAACTCGATATAGAAGATAAAGATGAAACCATTAAAATAGATAAAGATAATCTTAATTTGGATCGAACGTGTGCAAATATTAGCTACAAACCAAATGCGTTAAGAATTCCAAAAGA TGCAATATCTTATGAAGCTTGGTTGGAGCACTGCcagaattcaaagagtttagcaGATAATGAATTAAGCGATATATACAGTTTTCGCGAATCTATGAATGTAATGCGAGAAcgcgccagaaatgatattaagGCTCAACAAGATGTTACAGATTTTAGTTTACGAAAAAGAATCTATCAGACACAAAAAGCTCGTAACGAATTACAGTGGCAAAAGCTGAAA ATTCAAAAAGAAATGGAAATCATGCAGAAAGAAATAGTACGATTAGAAGATGCATTATTACATAAAACTGATGCGATAAAATGTGCAGAAACCAGATTAGAAAATCGCACTTATCGCCCCGGTTTTGAACTGTGTCGTGATGAAGCTGACTTAGGTTTGAAAGATGAAGTTTTACAGTTGCAACATACTGAAAAAGATTTAAAGAAAGTTATCGAAAATTCAAA AGAAGCTTATAATAATTTGGAAAGTTTACTTTTGCAAATCGAGAGAAACTTGGACGATAAACAACATTCTTTAGCCACAGACGTGATGTGTTTAGATATGAGAGCAACATTGAAAATTGGAGATAGAACGCGATTGCCCAATGAAACAGATCGTAACATTGTTCTTACACGTATGGAAAAAGAAATACCAATTGAATCATAA
- the LOC143342361 gene encoding tektin-B1 isoform X4 encodes MFVLQIELSRWRELLQNLLRKLVSEIQLLRDEKTDADKELETLNNPLQITAECISMRDCRRGTELTYDEADTELKKELCILENVKQSLTDRIQAAWEKLNRLETVKFKVELDIEDKDETIKIDKDNLNLDRTCANISYKPNALRIPKDAISYEAWLEHCQNSKSLADNELSDIYSFRESMNVMRERARNDIKAQQDVTDFSLRKRIYQTQKARNELQWQKLKIQKEMEIMQKEIVRLEDALLHKTDAIKCAETRLENRTYRPGFELCRDEADLGLKDEVLQLQHTEKDLKKVIENSKEAYNNLESLLLQIERNLDDKQHSLATDVMCLDMRATLKIGDRTRLPNETDRNIVLTRMEKEIPIES; translated from the exons ATGTTCGTCTTGCAGATAG AATTATCACGTTGGAGAGAATTACTTCAGAATTTGTTAAGGAAATTAGTATCAGAAATTCAACTTCTACGAGATGAGAAAACTGATGCAGACAAAGAATTGGAAACTCTAAATAATCCATTACAAATAACAGCAGAGTGTATATCCATGAGAGACTGTCGCAGAGGAACAGAACTTACATACGATGAAGCAGATACAGAACTGAAAAAAGAACTCTGCatccttgaaaatgttaaaCAATCATTGACCGATAG AATTCAAGCTGCATGGGAAAAATTAAATCGTTTGGAAACAGTCAAGTTTAAAGTGGAACTCGATATAGAAGATAAAGATGAAACCATTAAAATAGATAAAGATAATCTTAATTTGGATCGAACGTGTGCAAATATTAGCTACAAACCAAATGCGTTAAGAATTCCAAAAGA TGCAATATCTTATGAAGCTTGGTTGGAGCACTGCcagaattcaaagagtttagcaGATAATGAATTAAGCGATATATACAGTTTTCGCGAATCTATGAATGTAATGCGAGAAcgcgccagaaatgatattaagGCTCAACAAGATGTTACAGATTTTAGTTTACGAAAAAGAATCTATCAGACACAAAAAGCTCGTAACGAATTACAGTGGCAAAAGCTGAAA ATTCAAAAAGAAATGGAAATCATGCAGAAAGAAATAGTACGATTAGAAGATGCATTATTACATAAAACTGATGCGATAAAATGTGCAGAAACCAGATTAGAAAATCGCACTTATCGCCCCGGTTTTGAACTGTGTCGTGATGAAGCTGACTTAGGTTTGAAAGATGAAGTTTTACAGTTGCAACATACTGAAAAAGATTTAAAGAAAGTTATCGAAAATTCAAA AGAAGCTTATAATAATTTGGAAAGTTTACTTTTGCAAATCGAGAGAAACTTGGACGATAAACAACATTCTTTAGCCACAGACGTGATGTGTTTAGATATGAGAGCAACATTGAAAATTGGAGATAGAACGCGATTGCCCAATGAAACAGATCGTAACATTGTTCTTACACGTATGGAAAAAGAAATACCAATTGAATCATAA
- the LOC143342361 gene encoding tektin-2 isoform X2, which translates to MKLDGLPDWYARQWELQQGADTRSAEAFELRNSGRIVQSETMVKTMWDTYMNDVRLADRITELSRWRELLQNLLRKLVSEIQLLRDEKTDADKELETLNNPLQITAECISMRDCRRGTELTYDEADTELKKELCILENVKQSLTDRIQAAWEKLNRLETVKFKVELDIEDKDETIKIDKDNLNLDRTCANISYKPNALRIPKDAISYEAWLEHCQNSKSLADNELSDIYSFRESMNVMRERARNDIKAQQDVTDFSLRKRIYQTQKARNELQWQKLKIQKEMEIMQKEIVRLEDALLHKTDAIKCAETRLENRTYRPGFELCRDEADLGLKDEVLQLQHTEKDLKKVIENSKEAYNNLESLLLQIERNLDDKQHSLATDVMCLDMRATLKIGDRTRLPNETDRNIVLTRMEKEIPIES; encoded by the exons CCAGACAATGGGAACTTCAGCAAGGTGCAGATACCAGAAGCGCAGAAGCATTCGAATTAAGAAATTCAGGAAGAATTGTTCAATCTGAGACAATGGTAAAAACCATGTGGGATACATACATGAACGATGTTCGTCTTGCAGATAG GATAACAGAATTATCACGTTGGAGAGAATTACTTCAGAATTTGTTAAGGAAATTAGTATCAGAAATTCAACTTCTACGAGATGAGAAAACTGATGCAGACAAAGAATTGGAAACTCTAAATAATCCATTACAAATAACAGCAGAGTGTATATCCATGAGAGACTGTCGCAGAGGAACAGAACTTACATACGATGAAGCAGATACAGAACTGAAAAAAGAACTCTGCatccttgaaaatgttaaaCAATCATTGACCGATAG AATTCAAGCTGCATGGGAAAAATTAAATCGTTTGGAAACAGTCAAGTTTAAAGTGGAACTCGATATAGAAGATAAAGATGAAACCATTAAAATAGATAAAGATAATCTTAATTTGGATCGAACGTGTGCAAATATTAGCTACAAACCAAATGCGTTAAGAATTCCAAAAGA TGCAATATCTTATGAAGCTTGGTTGGAGCACTGCcagaattcaaagagtttagcaGATAATGAATTAAGCGATATATACAGTTTTCGCGAATCTATGAATGTAATGCGAGAAcgcgccagaaatgatattaagGCTCAACAAGATGTTACAGATTTTAGTTTACGAAAAAGAATCTATCAGACACAAAAAGCTCGTAACGAATTACAGTGGCAAAAGCTGAAA ATTCAAAAAGAAATGGAAATCATGCAGAAAGAAATAGTACGATTAGAAGATGCATTATTACATAAAACTGATGCGATAAAATGTGCAGAAACCAGATTAGAAAATCGCACTTATCGCCCCGGTTTTGAACTGTGTCGTGATGAAGCTGACTTAGGTTTGAAAGATGAAGTTTTACAGTTGCAACATACTGAAAAAGATTTAAAGAAAGTTATCGAAAATTCAAA AGAAGCTTATAATAATTTGGAAAGTTTACTTTTGCAAATCGAGAGAAACTTGGACGATAAACAACATTCTTTAGCCACAGACGTGATGTGTTTAGATATGAGAGCAACATTGAAAATTGGAGATAGAACGCGATTGCCCAATGAAACAGATCGTAACATTGTTCTTACACGTATGGAAAAAGAAATACCAATTGAATCATAA